CATCACAACCATATTATGTACAATTAAGTCCTGATATGGAAGTTTTAAATACACCGCAACAATATACTGATAAACTAAGTTATTACAACTGGTTAAAAACAGGATTAAAGAAGTTTAAAGAGTAAGATCTTTAAAACATCCGAGTAAACAAAAAGGTTCGCATTTGCGAACCTTTTTTATTATCTGAAAGACCAATTTTTAAAACTATTATTGGCTTCTAATTTATTTTCTAAAGCATCTGGTAGTTTTGGAAAAAAATCGATACCTGTTATTTTTTCCAATTGATCAATAGAAACAACAAAATCAGACAAAGATTGCGATGTTTCTTTGTGAGGTATTAAAAAAGCAATAGCTTTAACTTTAGAAGCCTTATAATCTAAAATTACCTTATAAAAAGCATTTGGTACAGTTACTTTTTCTTTACCTATATGTTTCTTTGAGTTATGGTTAAGTACTCCTCCTGTTATAACATATAAGTGCTTATACTTTTTTGACCAAGATCTAACCTTTTGTTCTAAACGATTCCAAACACCTGCATTAAAGTTATGCTTTTGCGGAGAAATGTTTGATGTATAAAACGTTTCATTAAAAAGCTTTTTTGAAGATTTTCTGTCTGCAGCAGGACATAAATGTCCTTTATCGTAACCAGATTTTTTATAGTTTCTCCAATCTGCAGATTTAGTTTTTACTTTTGGGTCTTGAATAAAATAAGGCCTTTTGAAATCTGCATAAATAATATCTTTTTTATCTAAGGAATAGGCAACCCATTCAGCTTGTTCGTGCTTTTCACTGTAAGAAAAAGAATATCCTGAGTGATGAATTATTTGCCCAGTTGTAGAACTAGGCAAATAATCAAATGATTTATCTCTTACATGATCATTTTCTTCAGTAATAGTACTTTCATGTTTTTCTCTTTTTTCAGTGTAATAATATGCAATAGCTACAGCTATGACTAAAAGAACACTAAAAATATCTTTTTTACGCTTCACTTTTTAATAGAATTTCTTTAAAGTCTTCTGTTCTTTCAGCTTCAGTGAAAATTTCTTGAAACTTAACAGGAGGAACAGTTAATTTTCTTTTTGCAAGATCTAACCATGCTCCATAAACATTAATTACAGCAGACAATTTACCTTGACTGTTAAAAACTTCGTGTTGAATTTTCCAACGCTCTCCTTTACTGGATAATCCTGTTATTTTTAAGTTTACAGAAATGTCTTCTCCTAAATGTATTTCTTTTAAAAACTTAGTATTTTCTTCAAATAAAATCGGACCTACTTTTTCTTTTGTAAAATCATGTATTGTTATTCCATACTGATTAAAATAACGTAATCTAGATTCAGCTGCATAATCGTTATATGCTGTATGTCTCATATGAATGTTGGCATCAAAATCTGCCCATCTCGTTGTAAAATTTACAATAAAGCTCATGTGTATGTTTTAATTTGTAACAGCGAAATTACAAACTTAACTTTTTACATCCA
This genomic stretch from Tenacibaculum jejuense harbors:
- a CDS encoding DNA/RNA non-specific endonuclease, giving the protein MKRKKDIFSVLLVIAVAIAYYYTEKREKHESTITEENDHVRDKSFDYLPSSTTGQIIHHSGYSFSYSEKHEQAEWVAYSLDKKDIIYADFKRPYFIQDPKVKTKSADWRNYKKSGYDKGHLCPAADRKSSKKLFNETFYTSNISPQKHNFNAGVWNRLEQKVRSWSKKYKHLYVITGGVLNHNSKKHIGKEKVTVPNAFYKVILDYKASKVKAIAFLIPHKETSQSLSDFVVSIDQLEKITGIDFFPKLPDALENKLEANNSFKNWSFR
- a CDS encoding acyl-CoA thioesterase; its protein translation is MSFIVNFTTRWADFDANIHMRHTAYNDYAAESRLRYFNQYGITIHDFTKEKVGPILFEENTKFLKEIHLGEDISVNLKITGLSSKGERWKIQHEVFNSQGKLSAVINVYGAWLDLAKRKLTVPPVKFQEIFTEAERTEDFKEILLKSEA